One window of the Lactococcus lactis genome contains the following:
- a CDS encoding MDR family MFS transporter, translating into MPDTYEKDYHLDIHGKHYSRIGMLILILVGTFGAMLMQTSLGTAIPTLMNDFNISMSTAQQATTWFLLANGIMVPISAYLATKFPTRWLYVTAYAILFIGMFVAYSAPTSSWWVFLAGRILQAIAVGITMPLMQVALVNMFPAKQMGAIMGVAGVVLVLAPALGPTFAGWLITHKFNLIFWTFAASWRTIFLIPMIVVGVVFLISIFAMRDVIPNRPMKLDFLSVLLSVVGFDAFLWGFTNVATDGWGKFNTVIAPIVGGLIIIFLFGLRQLKMDDPFLDIRVFKIRQFTLVTLALALSTMAMMGVEMMLPLYLQDVHGLSAFNSGLVLLPGSLMMAVVAPLAGGVYDRIGSKRLAVIGFLVLALGTIPFMFFTATTPDHFVTLLYGLRMVGVGMVMMPLTTSAMNAVPVNEVAQATASNNTARQVASSVVVALLSSVAQNVITNNMPASSLKSTNPLQFANKAIEAMLQGYHASFAIGLVFAIIGIGVALFLKSGRMISGVPVEEQDLKGENK; encoded by the coding sequence ATGCCTGATACATACGAAAAAGATTACCATTTAGATATACATGGTAAACATTATAGCCGAATCGGAATGCTTATTTTGATTCTGGTTGGTACATTTGGAGCCATGTTGATGCAAACATCACTCGGGACAGCAATTCCAACATTGATGAATGACTTCAACATCTCCATGTCAACAGCACAACAAGCAACAACATGGTTTTTATTAGCCAATGGGATTATGGTTCCTATTTCAGCATATTTAGCAACAAAATTCCCTACACGTTGGCTTTACGTTACAGCATACGCAATTTTATTTATCGGAATGTTTGTTGCTTACTCGGCTCCAACATCAAGCTGGTGGGTTTTCCTAGCAGGTCGGATTCTGCAAGCTATTGCAGTTGGGATTACAATGCCTTTGATGCAAGTTGCCCTTGTTAACATGTTTCCAGCTAAACAAATGGGAGCAATCATGGGGGTTGCCGGAGTTGTTCTTGTCCTTGCGCCAGCCTTAGGTCCAACATTTGCAGGTTGGTTAATTACTCATAAATTTAACCTTATCTTTTGGACATTTGCAGCAAGTTGGAGAACAATTTTCCTTATTCCAATGATTGTTGTCGGAGTTGTTTTCCTTATTTCAATCTTTGCTATGCGTGATGTTATTCCGAACCGTCCAATGAAATTAGACTTCTTGTCAGTTTTACTTTCAGTTGTTGGTTTTGATGCTTTCCTTTGGGGATTTACTAATGTTGCAACTGACGGATGGGGCAAATTTAATACCGTTATCGCCCCAATTGTTGGAGGGTTGATTATTATCTTCCTCTTTGGTTTACGTCAACTTAAAATGGACGATCCATTCCTTGATATTCGCGTCTTTAAAATTAGACAGTTTACTTTGGTAACTCTTGCACTTGCTTTAAGTACAATGGCAATGATGGGTGTTGAAATGATGCTTCCTCTTTACCTTCAAGATGTTCATGGACTTTCTGCCTTTAATTCAGGTTTGGTTCTCTTACCTGGGTCATTAATGATGGCTGTTGTTGCCCCACTTGCTGGTGGAGTTTATGACCGAATTGGTTCAAAACGTCTTGCGGTGATTGGTTTCCTCGTTTTAGCACTGGGAACTATACCATTTATGTTCTTTACAGCTACGACTCCTGACCACTTTGTTACTCTTCTTTATGGATTACGTATGGTTGGTGTTGGTATGGTAATGATGCCATTAACAACTAGTGCCATGAATGCAGTTCCAGTTAATGAAGTCGCTCAAGCAACAGCTTCAAACAATACAGCGCGTCAAGTCGCGTCATCAGTTGTTGTTGCCCTCCTTTCTTCAGTCGCTCAAAATGTAATTACTAACAATATGCCTGCTTCATCATTAAAATCAACAAATCCATTGCAATTTGCAAATAAAGCAATCGAAGCAATGTTACAAGGTTACCACGCTTCATTCGCAATTGGACTCGTCTTTGCCATTATTGGTATCGGAGTTGCTCTCTTCTTGAAGAGTGGTCGAATGATTTCTGGTGTCCCTGTTGAAGAACAAGATTTGAAAGGAGAAAATAAATAA
- a CDS encoding DUF4811 domain-containing protein produces MLIILLLVVFMIGTFFGFMFIKNTIAHWLVGGISFLLLAGSVAMLTMHIRDNWGMKEVTTSTTHQIYTAGDKSAPYGMMIKAEIGKNTDNYVFVYRNNEKSEKADTNFKPDVKHISEAVKKSATYKLVDYTKATVTTKTTRRVWSSDFYKLLFSVGGEQNELVKQNSVVSVPKDTWLVLTQDQVKKLSQEAPAMQKQMEAQLKADPQKAAQLAALQKSNPTEYAKMQVKQIKQLLGITE; encoded by the coding sequence ATGCTAATTATATTATTATTGGTAGTGTTTATGATTGGAACTTTCTTTGGTTTCATGTTTATAAAAAACACAATCGCTCATTGGTTAGTTGGTGGAATTTCCTTTCTCTTATTAGCTGGTTCTGTGGCCATGCTAACTATGCATATCAGAGATAACTGGGGAATGAAAGAAGTAACAACTTCAACTACTCACCAAATTTATACTGCTGGAGATAAATCAGCTCCTTATGGAATGATGATTAAAGCAGAAATCGGTAAAAACACTGATAATTATGTCTTTGTTTACCGAAATAATGAAAAATCGGAAAAAGCCGACACTAATTTTAAACCTGATGTAAAACACATTTCAGAAGCTGTTAAAAAATCAGCGACTTATAAATTAGTGGATTATACTAAAGCAACAGTTACGACTAAAACGACAAGACGCGTTTGGTCATCTGACTTTTATAAATTACTATTTAGTGTAGGTGGTGAACAAAATGAATTAGTTAAACAAAATTCAGTTGTTTCAGTACCTAAAGATACATGGTTAGTTTTGACTCAAGATCAAGTAAAAAAATTGAGTCAAGAAGCTCCAGCAATGCAAAAACAAATGGAAGCTCAACTTAAAGCTGATCCACAAAAGGCGGCTCAACTTGCTGCACTTCAAAAATCAAATCCAACAGAATATGCTAAAATGCAAGTAAAACAAATTAAGCAACTTCTTGGAATTACTGAATAA
- a CDS encoding DUF4767 domain-containing protein, whose product MKKIYLVAIFLVATLGMSACSSKQNSQTTKESSKSSQSSRSSSITESTSSTTQSSSITKESSSSIEKSISPSTSTQIRKWNPEKNQRLAEFMSAWGIEMGQSYSQYDPNHNLNLYGLSIPWSVIDNNSTWKAAINNQPIELKWSETGEDSGGYQLVDVYSDMNEKNSGVNHVYLFVIKSGNPMVLYTAQNQGNTNNYLYLKETENNELKNAFARIVG is encoded by the coding sequence ATGAAAAAAATATATCTTGTTGCAATTTTTTTAGTAGCAACACTTGGAATGTCAGCCTGTAGTTCAAAACAAAATTCTCAAACAACAAAAGAAAGTTCTAAAAGTAGCCAAAGCTCACGAAGCTCTTCAATAACTGAGAGCACTTCGAGTACTACCCAGTCATCAAGTATTACTAAAGAGTCCTCTTCATCAATAGAAAAATCAATTTCTCCCTCAACTTCTACACAAATAAGAAAATGGAACCCAGAGAAAAATCAACGTCTTGCAGAGTTTATGTCAGCTTGGGGGATAGAAATGGGACAATCTTACAGTCAGTATGATCCTAATCACAATCTTAATTTATATGGTCTCTCTATTCCTTGGTCAGTTATAGATAATAATTCAACTTGGAAAGCAGCAATAAATAATCAGCCTATCGAATTAAAATGGTCAGAAACAGGAGAAGATTCAGGAGGATATCAATTAGTTGATGTTTATTCAGATATGAATGAGAAAAACTCTGGTGTTAATCATGTTTATCTCTTTGTTATTAAATCAGGAAATCCCATGGTGCTTTATACCGCACAAAATCAAGGAAATACAAATAATTATTTATATCTAAAAGAAACAGAAAATAATGAATTAAAAAATGCCTTCGCACGAATTGTTGGATAA
- a CDS encoding class I SAM-dependent methyltransferase: MKQNKYDNERFFKNYASMSRSQKGLKAAGEWSELEKLLPNFQDKKVLDLGCGCGWHCKYAVNHGAKEVVGIDLSHKMLEVALDINNDKKITYQQSAIEDINFPADTFDVVFSSLAFHYISNFEDLVCKISKCLKKNGEFIFSVEHPLYTSSGKQYWCYDAEGKILHFPVDNYYYEGKREVNFLGEPIIKYHRTLTGYINSLLSSGFELTNVIEPKPPIEMRELEEMKNEMRRPMMLLISTRNKKS; encoded by the coding sequence ATGAAACAAAATAAATATGATAATGAACGTTTTTTCAAAAATTATGCATCAATGTCAAGGTCCCAAAAGGGATTGAAGGCCGCTGGTGAATGGTCTGAATTAGAAAAACTACTCCCAAATTTTCAGGATAAAAAAGTTTTGGATTTAGGGTGTGGATGTGGATGGCACTGTAAATATGCAGTCAATCATGGAGCTAAAGAAGTAGTAGGAATAGACCTTTCACACAAGATGCTTGAAGTTGCTCTTGATATTAATAATGATAAAAAAATTACCTATCAACAATCCGCAATAGAGGATATTAACTTTCCTGCAGATACTTTTGATGTTGTGTTTAGTTCATTAGCTTTTCACTACATTTCAAATTTTGAAGACCTGGTTTGCAAAATTTCAAAGTGTCTTAAAAAGAATGGTGAATTTATTTTCTCTGTTGAACATCCTCTCTATACCTCATCAGGGAAACAATATTGGTGTTATGATGCAGAGGGTAAAATTCTTCATTTTCCAGTTGATAATTATTATTATGAAGGAAAACGTGAAGTCAATTTCTTAGGTGAGCCAATTATTAAGTATCATCGGACATTAACAGGCTATATAAATTCTTTGTTAAGTTCTGGTTTTGAACTTACTAATGTAATTGAACCCAAACCTCCTATAGAAATGAGAGAGCTTGAAGAAATGAAAAATGAGATGAGACGTCCAATGATGTTGCTTATTTCTACAAGAAATAAAAAATCATAG
- a CDS encoding MarR family winged helix-turn-helix transcriptional regulator yields MDYNKAAEVFLTTVIKRGKAEMMHRFNTYSQGEHLVLGYLYKEAGKQIVPSKIAKFTHTSTARIATILNNLESKNLVTREISRTDRRKILVAITDKGRHVAEEIRVEACSNLARVFEEMGEERTESFIENFKLFLEIGMKLAKEDKEKEEEKNA; encoded by the coding sequence ATGGATTACAATAAGGCAGCGGAGGTTTTCCTCACAACTGTTATCAAAAGAGGAAAAGCAGAGATGATGCACCGCTTTAATACCTACTCCCAAGGGGAGCATTTGGTATTGGGCTATCTTTATAAGGAAGCTGGTAAGCAAATTGTTCCAAGTAAGATTGCAAAATTTACGCATACAAGTACTGCAAGAATTGCGACAATCTTGAATAATCTTGAGAGTAAAAATTTAGTTACCCGTGAGATTTCAAGAACAGACCGTCGAAAAATTTTAGTAGCCATTACTGATAAAGGACGTCATGTTGCAGAAGAGATTCGAGTAGAAGCTTGCTCAAATTTAGCACGCGTTTTTGAAGAAATGGGTGAAGAACGAACAGAAAGTTTCATTGAAAATTTCAAATTATTTTTAGAAATTGGAATGAAGCTAGCTAAAGAAGATAAAGAAAAAGAGGAGGAAAAAAATGCCTGA